From Pseudovibrio sp. Tun.PSC04-5.I4, a single genomic window includes:
- a CDS encoding LysE family translocator: MDWATLSAFAIFVAIMTGTPGPGNLTFMAIGASAGYRTAVPVIIAAQLGSTALNLAVAFGLGQLMARGGLLVVGFKFASMGYMTYLAWRIVQLNVKPKGEVSLPTFREGLLIHPLSPKTWAMSLVAFTSFFAANGMGIYENAIILTTGFLIGGMIFHSLWALVGVSILKAIGEGAVMRWITIGMAVAMLAATAWSLLL, translated from the coding sequence AAGTGCCTTTGCGATCTTCGTGGCAATCATGACCGGAACCCCCGGGCCGGGTAATCTCACATTCATGGCAATCGGCGCCAGCGCGGGCTATCGCACTGCCGTTCCCGTTATCATTGCCGCACAACTGGGCAGCACGGCGTTGAACCTTGCCGTTGCTTTTGGTCTTGGGCAGTTGATGGCACGTGGTGGGCTTCTTGTTGTCGGCTTCAAGTTTGCCTCCATGGGATACATGACCTACCTGGCGTGGCGGATTGTGCAGCTGAATGTGAAACCGAAAGGCGAAGTGAGTTTGCCAACCTTCCGGGAAGGATTATTGATCCACCCGCTGAGCCCCAAAACATGGGCGATGAGCCTCGTTGCCTTTACCAGTTTTTTTGCTGCAAACGGCATGGGGATCTATGAAAATGCCATAATCCTTACCACCGGTTTCCTGATTGGCGGCATGATCTTCCACAGCCTCTGGGCGCTGGTGGGTGTTTCCATTCTCAAAGCCATTGGCGAGGGAGCTGTGATGCGGTGGATCACCATTGGCATGGCAGTTGCTATGCTAGCCGCGACAGCATGGTCTTTGCTTCTGTAA